From the Phaseolus vulgaris chloroplast, complete genome genome, the window CGATTGCTTGTTGAACCCTGTGAATTGCGTGAAAGTAGGATACTCCAAATTCGGGAGTCCAAGAGTTTTATAAAACTCTCTTGATGGAAAAAAATATGAATGAGAAATCCCGCTGAATTGAATTGGGTCCATGAATCTAAGAAATAGCGAGAATTCTTGATTTCTTTCAATATCTCTCTCAATTCGAAAATCCAGGATTTGAATTGATGTCCTTTCATCGAATCCTCCTAATTGCATTGATTTATCCGAAAGATTTCACTTCAATTGGAATTTGGTTATTCACCATGTACGAGGATTCCCGCTAAGCATCCATGGCTGAATGGTTAAAGCGCCCAACTCATAATTGGCGAATTCGTAGGTTCAATTCCTACTGGATGCACGCCAATGGGACCCTCCCTCCAAAAAGTCTATCGGATTTTTGTTCAAGAATGAAATCTTATTGGAACTGTCCAATTCATCCTTTGGAACCATATCACATCCTCGATAGGATGAAATAGGATGAATTGAGACGGTATTTTGTAAGTACATAATTATCTTGAATAAATTCACTATTTCTTTCTTTTCCGATCGCCTGGAAAGAGCAAGATGTTTCTTTTGTTCTTTTTTCAACAATTTCTGATCTCTAGTAGACCTATCAGTAGGATTCGAACCCAGATGAAGTTCTGACCATCTGTCAGAGAAAAAAGAACGAGTGGCTCTGTATCAATGGAATCTCATCATCCATACATAACGAATTGATGTGGTATATTCAAATCATAACATATGAACAGTAAAAACTAGTATTTTAATTGAGACTAGAACTCATAGGGAAGAAAATATATTTATGAATGGAATAAAATATGCAGTATTTACAGACAAAAGTATTCGGTTATTGGGGAAAAATCAATATACTTTTAATGTCGAATCGGGATCAACTAGGACAGAAATAAAGCATTGGGTCGAACTCTTCTTTGATGTCAAAGTAATAGCTATGAATAGTCATCGACTCCCGGTAAAGGGTAGAAGAGTACGACCTATTATGGGACATACAATGCATTACAGACGTATAATCATTACGCTTCAACCGGGTTATTCTATTCCACCTCTTAGAAAGAAAAGAACTTAAATCAAAATACTTAATAGCATGGCGATACATTTATACAAAACTTCTACCCCAAGCACACGCAATGGAGCCGTAGACAGTCAAGTAAAATCCAATCCACGAAATCATTTGATCTATGGACAGCATCGTTGTGGTAAAGGCCGTAATGCCAGAGGAATAATTACCGCAGGGCATAGAGGGGGAGGTC encodes:
- the rpl23 gene encoding ribosomal protein L23, with the translated sequence MNGIKYAVFTDKSIRLLGKNQYTFNVESGSTRTEIKHWVELFFDVKVIAMNSHRLPVKGRRVRPIMGHTMHYRRIIITLQPGYSIPPLRKKRT